The Candidatus Coatesbacteria bacterium genome includes a window with the following:
- a CDS encoding DNRLRE domain-containing protein: MIPIDITDYVIAWVENGYPNHGFLFGPSTYEETGIRFYHGEESTYPSYRPKLTVVYTPDAAVEHLSWGEIKALD, translated from the coding sequence GTGATCCCTATTGATATCACCGACTATGTGATAGCCTGGGTCGAAAACGGCTACCCCAACCATGGCTTTCTCTTCGGCCCCTCAACCTACGAAGAGACCGGCATCAGATTCTATCACGGCGAAGAGAGCACCTATCCCTCCTACCGACCCAAGCTGACCGTGGTTTACACCCCGGACGCCGCCGTCGAGCATCTCAGCTGGGGGGAGATCAAGGCCCTGGATTAG